One segment of Mastomys coucha isolate ucsf_1 unplaced genomic scaffold, UCSF_Mcou_1 pScaffold23, whole genome shotgun sequence DNA contains the following:
- the Mon1a gene encoding vacuolar fusion protein MON1 homolog A isoform X1, giving the protein MAADMQRKRSSECPEGTLAPSNGQSVERAESPTPGLTQGTEPGAGQEGAMFVHARSYEDLTELQDREASGDSPKESVGSPPPLATDMRQISQDFSELSTQLTGVARDLQEEMLPGSSEDWLEPQGAAGRPATEPSQEGSAEGDEEDATETWRLHQKHVFVLSEAGKPVYSRYGSEEALSSTMGVMVALVSFLEADKNAIRSIHADGYKVVFVRRSPLVLVAVARTRQSAQELAQELLYIYYQILSLLTGAQLSHIFQQKQNYDLRRLLSGSERITDNLLQLMARDPSFLMGAARCLPLAAAVRDTVSASLQQARARSLVFSILLARNQLVALVRRKDQFLHPIDLHLLFNLISSSSSFREGEAWTPVCLPKFNAAGFFHAHISYLEPDTDLCLLLISTDREDFFAVSDCRRRFQERLRKRGTHLALREALRTPYYSVAQVGIPDLRHFLYKSKSSGLFTSPEIEAPYSSEEEQERLLGLYQYLHSRAHNASRPLKTIYYTGPNENLLAWVTGAFELYMCYSPLGTKASAVSAIHKLMRWIRKEEDRLFILTPLTY; this is encoded by the exons GTGCTGGGCAGGAGGGTGCAATGTTCGTCCATGCGCGTTCCTATGAAGACCTGACAGAGTTACAAGACAGGGAAGCCTCTGGGGACAGTCCCAAAGAGTCTGTCGGGAGCCCCCCACCACTGGCTACAGACATGCGCCAGATTAGCCAGGACTTCAGCGAGCTAAGCACCCAGCTGACTGGTGTGGCCAGAGACCTGCAGGAGGAAATGCTGCCAGGAAGCTCTGAAGACTGGCTGGAACCCCAGGGGGCAGCTGGACGCCCAGCCACAGAGCCCTCCCAAGAGGGCTCAGCTGAAGGGGATGAGGAGGACGCTACTGAGACGTGGCGTCTCCACCAGAAGCATGTGTTTGTACTGAGTGAGGCAGGGAAGCCTGTGTATTCTCGCTATGGGTCTGAGGAAGCACTTTCCAGCACTATGGGTGTCATGGTTGCCCTGGTGTCCTTTCTGGAGGCAGACAAGAATGCCATCCGCTCCATCCATGCAG ATGGCTACAAGGTAGTATTCGTGCGCCGGAGCCCTCTGGTGCTGGTGGCGGTGGCCCGCACGCGGCAGTCGGCCCAGGAGCTGGCGCAGGAGCTACTGTACATCTACTACCAGATCCTGAGCCTTCTTACGGGCGCGCAGCTGAGCCACATCTTCCAGCAGAAGCAGAACTACGACCTGCGGCGCCTGCTCTCGGGCTCGGAGCGAATCACCGATAACCTGCTGCAGCTAATGGCTCGAGACCCCAGTTTCCTGATGGGCGCGGCGCGGTGCCTGCCCTTGGCAGCGGCCGTGCGGGACACGGTGAGTGCCAGCCTGCAGCAGGCGCGTGCTCGCAGCCTGGTCTTTTCCATCCTGCTGGCCCGCAACCAGCTGGTGGCGCTCGTGCGCCGCAAGGACCAATTCCTGCATCCCATCGACCTGCACCTGCTTTTCAACCTCATTagctcctcctcatccttccgtGAGGGCGAGGCTTGGACCCCTGTGTGCCTGCCAAAGTTCAATGCGGCCGGCTTCTTCCACGCACACATCTCTTACCTAGAACCTGACACCGACCTCTGCCTGCTGCTGATCTCCACTGACCGTGAGGACTTCTTTGCAGTCTCTGACTGCCGCCGCCGCTTCCAGGAACGCCTCCGAAAGCGGGGAACCCATCTGGCCCTGCGGGAGGCGCTGCGCACACCTTACTACAGCGTTGCCCAAGTGGGCATCCCTGACCTTCGCCACTTCCTCTATAAATCAAAGAGCTCAGGACTCTTCaccag TCCTGAGATTGAGGCCCCATACTCCAGTGAAGAGGAGCAGGAGCGGCTGTTGGGCCTCTACCAGTACCTACACAGCCGTGCCCACAATGCCTCTCGCCCACTCAAGACCATCTACTATACAGGCCCCAATGAGAACCTCCTAGCCTGG GTGACAGGTGCCTTTGAACTCTACATGTGCTACAGCCCACTGGGGACCAAGGCATCAGCTGTCAGTGCCATCCATAAACTGATGCGCTGGATCCGTAAAGAGGAAGACCGTCTCTTCATCCTCACACCCCTCACCTATTGA